GTGACGACCACCGTGGCGTACTGCATCGTGAAGCTGCCGCCCAACTCGTCGATCGCCGCCCCGACACCGTCGAGGACCTGCTCGGCCACCTCCGGCGGCGCCTGCGTCAGCGAGCCCTGGGTCGGCATCTGATCCAGCCATTCCGCGCGCGGGTAGACGCGTTCCCAATCGAACCGCCACTCGTCGACCGCACCGAAACCACCCGATTCACGAATTCCGTTGGCGGAGTTGGTGAAGATGGTCCGGTACCCCTCCATCGCCGATCCCGGGCGCGCGGGCAGCTGGAACGCGGAGTCCGGCAGCACCCGGCGGTAGACCGCGGCGAATGCCTCGGCAACGGGGCGCGGAAGCTGGAATACGTGCCAGAACAGTGCGATTCGGCCGCCCGGCCGCAGTGCCCGCGCGGCCTGGTTCGC
The genomic region above belongs to Nocardia spumae and contains:
- a CDS encoding class I SAM-dependent methyltransferase — its product is MPSTEPSPRALSPESRRSIGESFGVDPARYDRTRPPYPQAMIDRIVAESPGSNLLNVGCGTGIEARQFRAAGCEVLGVEPDARMAEFARRDGLEVEVARIEDWDPAGRVFDAVVSGTAWHWVDPSAGANQAARALRPGGRIALFWHVFQLPRPVAEAFAAVYRRVLPDSAFQLPARPGSAMEGYRTIFTNSANGIRESGGFGAVDEWRFDWERVYPRAEWLDQMPTQGSLTQAPPEVAEQVLDGVGAAIDELGGSFTMQYATVVVTAVRVGE